Proteins from one Streptomyces sp. NBC_00289 genomic window:
- a CDS encoding L-aspartate oxidase: MTSTGIRLHAPAPGWNITADVVVVGSGVAGLTAALRCEAAGLTTVVVTKARLDDGSTRWAQGGIAAALGDGDTPEQHLDDTLVAGAGLCDEDAVRLLVTEGPDAVRRLIETGAHFDESAEGRLELTREGGHHRRRIAHAGGDATGAEISRALVEAVRARGLRTIENALVLDLLTDTDGRTAGVSLHVMGEGQHDGVGAVHAPAVVLATGGMGQVFSATTNPSVSTGDGVALALRAGAEVSDLEFVQFHPTVLFLGADAEGQQPLVSEAVRGEGAHLVDGDGVRFMVGQHELAELAPRDIVAKGIMRRMQERDAEHMFLDARHFGADMWEHRFPTILAACRTHGIDPVTEPIPIAPAAHYASGGVRTDSRGRTTVPGLYACGEVACTGVHGANRLASNSLLEGLVYAERIAADIAAGRAGGDLRARVPEPVPHPGRPAHPLLAPEARFAIQRIMTDGAGVLRSAASLEAAAGRLQRLHTDAREALDENGKTAEPGVDTWEATNLLCVARVLVAAAQQREETRGCHWREDRPDRDDAAWRRHIVVRLNPDRTLAVHTTDGPDFPPTRQHQQPLQEQ; this comes from the coding sequence GTGACCAGCACAGGCATACGACTGCACGCGCCGGCGCCCGGCTGGAACATCACCGCGGACGTGGTGGTCGTCGGCTCCGGCGTCGCCGGCCTCACCGCCGCCCTGCGCTGCGAGGCCGCCGGCCTGACGACGGTCGTCGTCACCAAGGCCCGCCTCGACGACGGTTCCACCCGCTGGGCCCAGGGCGGGATCGCCGCGGCCCTGGGCGACGGCGACACACCGGAACAGCACCTGGACGACACGCTGGTCGCGGGCGCCGGCCTGTGCGACGAGGACGCGGTACGGCTCCTGGTCACCGAGGGGCCCGACGCCGTACGCCGTCTCATCGAGACCGGCGCCCACTTCGACGAGTCCGCCGAGGGCCGGCTGGAGCTCACCCGCGAGGGCGGCCACCACCGGCGCCGCATCGCGCACGCGGGCGGCGACGCGACCGGAGCGGAGATCTCCCGCGCGCTGGTCGAGGCGGTCCGCGCGCGTGGACTGCGGACCATCGAGAACGCGCTGGTCCTGGACCTGCTCACGGACACGGACGGCCGGACCGCGGGCGTGAGCCTGCACGTCATGGGCGAGGGCCAGCACGACGGCGTGGGCGCCGTGCACGCGCCCGCCGTGGTCCTGGCGACCGGCGGCATGGGCCAGGTCTTCTCGGCCACCACCAACCCGTCGGTGTCCACCGGCGACGGTGTGGCGCTCGCCCTGCGCGCGGGCGCGGAGGTCTCCGACCTGGAGTTCGTGCAGTTCCACCCGACGGTGCTGTTCCTGGGCGCGGACGCGGAGGGCCAGCAGCCGCTGGTCTCCGAGGCGGTCCGCGGCGAGGGCGCCCACCTGGTCGACGGCGACGGCGTGCGCTTCATGGTCGGGCAGCACGAACTGGCCGAGCTGGCGCCCCGCGACATCGTCGCCAAGGGCATCATGCGCCGCATGCAGGAGCGGGACGCCGAGCACATGTTCCTCGACGCCCGGCACTTCGGCGCCGACATGTGGGAGCACCGCTTCCCGACGATCCTCGCCGCCTGCCGTACGCACGGCATCGACCCGGTCACCGAGCCCATACCGATCGCCCCGGCGGCCCACTACGCCTCCGGGGGCGTGCGCACCGACTCCCGGGGACGCACCACCGTCCCCGGCCTGTACGCGTGCGGGGAGGTCGCCTGCACCGGTGTGCACGGCGCGAACCGGCTCGCCTCCAACTCCCTCCTGGAAGGCCTGGTCTACGCCGAGCGCATCGCGGCGGACATCGCGGCCGGCCGGGCCGGGGGCGACCTGCGCGCGCGCGTGCCCGAGCCGGTGCCGCACCCCGGCAGGCCCGCGCACCCCCTGCTCGCGCCCGAGGCCCGGTTCGCGATCCAGCGGATCATGACGGACGGCGCCGGCGTCCTGCGCTCGGCCGCCTCCCTCGAGGCCGCCGCCGGCCGGCTCCAGCGACTGCACACCGACGCGCGCGAAGCCCTCGACGAGAACGGCAAGACGGCGGAGCCCGGCGTCGACACCTGGGAGGCCACCAACCTCCTGTGCGTGGCCCGCGTCCTGGTCGCCGCCGCGCAACAGCGCGAGGAGACCCGCGGCTGCCACTGGCGCGAGGACCGGCCCGACCGGGACGACGCGGCCTGGCGCCGCCACATCGTCGTACGGCTGAATCCGGACCGCACCCTCGCCGTACACACCACCGATGGCCCAGACTTCCCCCCGACCCGGCAGCACCAGCAG
- the panC gene encoding pantoate--beta-alanine ligase produces the protein MTTTLLRTADELHARARVGRRAVVMTMGALHEGHATLIRTAREIAGPDGEVVVTVFVNPLQFGAGEDLDRYPRTLDADLKIAEAAGADAVFAPSVDEVYPGGEPQVRITAGPMGERLEGAARPGHFDGMLTVVGKLLHLTRPDIALYGQKDAQQLALIRRMVRDLNFGVEIVGVPTVREDDGLALSSRNRYLSPEGRRTALALSQALFAGGDRHAAQEALRARAREVPATHARAEALSALGESRAAADAHAVAQASPGGPAAVRAAARLVLDEAVRLDPPLVLDYLALVDPSDFTEVEADFTGEAVLAVAARVGTTRLIDNIPLTFGAAS, from the coding sequence ATGACCACCACGCTGCTGCGCACCGCCGACGAACTGCACGCACGCGCGCGGGTGGGCCGGCGGGCCGTCGTGATGACCATGGGCGCACTGCACGAGGGCCACGCCACCCTGATCCGCACCGCGCGGGAGATCGCCGGACCGGACGGCGAGGTCGTCGTCACCGTCTTCGTGAACCCCCTTCAGTTCGGCGCGGGCGAGGACCTCGACCGCTATCCGCGCACCCTGGACGCCGATCTCAAGATCGCCGAAGCGGCGGGCGCGGACGCCGTGTTCGCCCCCTCCGTGGACGAGGTCTATCCGGGCGGCGAGCCCCAGGTCCGCATCACGGCCGGACCGATGGGCGAGCGCCTGGAGGGGGCCGCGCGGCCCGGGCACTTCGACGGCATGCTCACCGTCGTCGGCAAGCTGCTGCACCTCACGCGCCCCGACATCGCGCTGTACGGGCAGAAGGACGCCCAGCAGCTCGCCCTGATCCGCCGGATGGTCCGCGACCTGAACTTCGGCGTCGAGATCGTCGGCGTGCCCACGGTCCGGGAGGACGACGGCCTGGCCCTGTCCAGCCGCAACCGGTACCTCTCGCCCGAGGGGCGGCGCACCGCGCTCGCCCTGTCCCAGGCCCTGTTCGCCGGTGGCGACCGGCACGCCGCCCAGGAGGCGCTGCGCGCGCGGGCGCGCGAGGTGCCCGCCACGCACGCACGGGCCGAGGCGCTCAGTGCCCTCGGGGAGTCCCGCGCGGCGGCCGACGCGCACGCCGTGGCGCAGGCGTCCCCGGGCGGCCCGGCGGCCGTCCGCGCGGCCGCCCGCCTGGTCCTCGACGAGGCGGTCCGCCTCGACCCGCCGCTGGTCCTGGACTACCTGGCCCTCGTCGACCCGTCCGACTTCACCGAGGTCGAGGCCGACTTCACCGGCGAGGCCGTCCTCGCCGTCGCCGCCCGGGTCGGGACGACCCGGTTGATCGACAACATCCCCCTCACCTTCGGAGCCGCCTCGTGA
- a CDS encoding Rossmann-like and DUF2520 domain-containing protein, whose amino-acid sequence MSTVHQPDPRDRPARLTVGVVGAGRVGPALAASLQLAGHRPVAVSGVSDASRRRAAQLLPDVPLVPPAEVLQRSDLVLLTVPDDALPGLVEGLAETGAVRPGQLLVHTSGRYGAKVLAPALRAGALPLALHPAMTFTGTAVDVQRLAGCSFGVTAPDELRLAAEALVIEMGGEPEWIAEENRPLYHAALALGANHLVTLVAQSMELLRTAGVEAPDRMLGPLLGAALDNALRSGDAALTGPVARGDAGTVAAHVAELREHAPQTVAGYLAMARATADRALAHGLLKPELAEDLLGVLATGAGAAGTDGAEGDAR is encoded by the coding sequence GTGAGTACAGTCCACCAGCCAGACCCCAGGGACCGCCCCGCGCGGCTCACCGTCGGCGTCGTCGGCGCCGGCCGCGTGGGTCCCGCGCTGGCCGCCTCGCTCCAGCTCGCCGGGCACCGCCCGGTGGCCGTCTCGGGCGTCTCCGACGCCTCCAGGCGGCGCGCCGCGCAGTTGCTGCCCGACGTGCCGCTCGTGCCGCCGGCCGAGGTCCTCCAGCGTTCCGACCTGGTGCTCCTGACCGTTCCGGACGACGCGTTGCCCGGCCTCGTGGAGGGCCTCGCGGAGACCGGGGCCGTGCGGCCGGGCCAGCTGCTCGTCCACACCTCCGGGCGGTACGGCGCGAAAGTCCTCGCCCCCGCCCTGCGCGCCGGCGCGCTGCCGCTGGCCCTGCACCCGGCCATGACCTTCACCGGCACCGCCGTGGACGTCCAGCGCCTGGCCGGCTGCTCCTTCGGCGTCACCGCGCCCGACGAGCTGCGGCTGGCCGCCGAGGCCCTGGTCATCGAGATGGGCGGCGAACCCGAGTGGATCGCCGAGGAGAACCGTCCGCTCTACCACGCGGCGCTCGCGCTGGGCGCCAACCACCTGGTGACGCTGGTCGCCCAGTCCATGGAGCTGCTGCGCACGGCCGGTGTCGAGGCCCCCGACCGGATGCTCGGCCCGCTGCTCGGCGCCGCCCTCGACAACGCCCTGCGCTCCGGCGACGCGGCGCTGACCGGCCCCGTCGCGCGCGGGGACGCCGGCACGGTCGCCGCGCACGTCGCGGAGCTGCGCGAGCACGCCCCGCAGACCGTCGCCGGATACCTGGCGATGGCCCGCGCGACCGCCGACCGGGCGCTCGCCCACGGGCTGCTGAAACCGGAACTCGCCGAGGACCTCCTCGGGGTACTCGCCACGGGGGCCGGCGCCGCCGGAACCGACGGCGCCGAGGGAGACGCCCGATGA
- a CDS encoding low specificity L-threonine aldolase, whose amino-acid sequence MSDTARQDPDQDQDEDQAEHRPGRDPEEERLLRRRERRIAAYRGAERALARLGLLDSLRDRLALLDSAADVYDLDETSDIYGNGVVEALEEKVAGLLGKEAAAFFPTGTMAQQVALRCWAGRTGDPTVALHALAHPEVYERNAFSQVSGLRPVHVTSEPRQPTADEVRGFEEPFGALMLELPLRDAGFVLPSWEELTEVVEAARERDAVVHFDGARLWETTAHFGRSLEEIADLADSVYVSFYKSLEAFGGAALAGPRTLVEEAKTWRHRYGGALFQQFPTALSALVGLERQLPRLPEYVAQARVVAAALREGLAAAGLPWSRVHPEVPHTYDFQVWLPYDVDVVSEAAIRQAEETGTVLFANAWDRKGPGLCATEVYVREAALAWTADDVKTAAAEFATRLAEENGKG is encoded by the coding sequence ATGAGCGATACGGCACGGCAGGACCCGGACCAGGATCAGGACGAGGACCAGGCCGAGCATCGGCCGGGGCGTGATCCCGAAGAGGAACGGCTTCTACGGCGACGGGAGCGGCGCATCGCGGCCTACCGCGGCGCGGAGCGCGCGCTCGCGCGCCTGGGCCTCCTGGACTCGCTCCGGGACCGGCTGGCCCTGCTGGACTCGGCGGCGGACGTGTACGACCTGGACGAGACGTCGGACATCTACGGCAACGGCGTCGTCGAGGCCCTGGAGGAGAAGGTCGCCGGGCTGCTCGGCAAGGAGGCCGCCGCGTTCTTCCCCACGGGAACGATGGCCCAGCAGGTGGCCCTGCGCTGCTGGGCCGGCCGCACCGGCGACCCGACCGTCGCCCTGCACGCGCTGGCCCACCCCGAGGTGTACGAACGCAACGCGTTCAGCCAGGTCAGCGGCCTGCGCCCGGTCCATGTGACGAGCGAGCCGCGGCAGCCGACCGCCGACGAGGTGCGCGGCTTCGAGGAGCCCTTCGGGGCGTTGATGCTGGAACTGCCCCTCAGGGACGCCGGCTTCGTGCTGCCGTCCTGGGAGGAGCTGACCGAGGTCGTGGAGGCGGCACGGGAACGCGACGCGGTGGTGCACTTCGACGGGGCGCGCCTGTGGGAGACCACCGCCCACTTCGGCCGCTCCCTGGAGGAGATCGCGGACCTCGCGGACAGCGTGTACGTCTCGTTCTACAAGTCCCTCGAGGCCTTCGGCGGCGCGGCCCTGGCCGGACCCAGGACGCTCGTCGAGGAGGCGAAGACCTGGCGGCACCGCTACGGCGGCGCGCTGTTCCAGCAGTTCCCCACCGCGCTGTCGGCCCTCGTCGGCCTGGAGCGGCAGCTGCCGCGGCTGCCCGAGTACGTGGCCCAGGCGCGCGTGGTGGCCGCCGCGCTGCGCGAGGGCCTCGCGGCGGCCGGGCTGCCGTGGTCGCGCGTGCACCCCGAGGTACCGCACACGTACGACTTCCAGGTCTGGCTGCCGTACGACGTCGACGTGGTCTCGGAGGCCGCCATCCGGCAGGCCGAGGAGACGGGGACCGTGCTGTTCGCCAACGCCTGGGACCGCAAGGGCCCGGGCCTGTGCGCGACGGAGGTCTACGTCCGCGAGGCCGCCCTGGCCTGGACGGCCGACGACGTGAAGACCGCTGCCGCGGAGTTCGCCACCCGGCTCGCCGAGGAGAACGGCAAGGGCTGA
- a CDS encoding DUF5937 family protein translates to MSVRIDIAGLRQERVAVVPSPLAELGMALHALSESGHHPGLQGWATGVTARLDPHLADRMCEADFLWRSTFSDLFLACAGVPGRATLPGATLAEELDLLDKLTDEQFVDTALEFTCALPYSAHGPAALSDAGLRRRALELAAARGPQQVRFSERLLADPPRIRAWLRQFLEDCEEAFFAETWARLRHQLAADARHKSELLRRKGLAEALAAVSPAVALDESAARITVDKLGDGRTATEDGGLLLIPTSLGWPHLMVLHRYGWQPVLHYPVGSPELATPPSVEQLTLRLSALSHPVRMRLCRSLARSAFTTSELTQVHGMTAPEISRHLSVLKKAGLVTTRRRGRYVLHQLDVTVVARLGSDFLEGILR, encoded by the coding sequence ATGAGCGTGCGTATCGACATCGCGGGGTTGCGGCAGGAGCGGGTCGCCGTCGTGCCCTCTCCTCTGGCCGAGCTCGGCATGGCGCTGCACGCGCTGTCCGAGTCCGGTCACCATCCGGGGCTCCAGGGCTGGGCGACGGGCGTGACCGCACGGCTCGATCCGCACCTGGCCGACCGGATGTGCGAGGCGGACTTCCTGTGGCGGTCGACGTTCTCGGACCTCTTCCTGGCGTGCGCGGGCGTCCCGGGCCGCGCCACACTGCCCGGTGCCACGCTCGCCGAGGAGCTGGACCTGCTGGACAAGCTCACGGACGAACAGTTCGTGGACACGGCCCTGGAGTTCACCTGCGCCCTGCCCTACAGCGCGCACGGTCCGGCCGCGCTCTCCGACGCCGGGCTGCGTCGGAGAGCGCTGGAGCTGGCCGCCGCGCGCGGTCCGCAGCAGGTGCGGTTCAGCGAGCGGCTGCTGGCCGACCCGCCACGGATCAGGGCGTGGCTCAGGCAGTTCCTGGAGGACTGCGAGGAGGCCTTCTTCGCGGAGACCTGGGCCCGGCTGCGGCACCAGCTCGCGGCGGACGCCCGTCACAAGTCGGAGCTCCTCAGGCGCAAGGGCCTGGCCGAGGCGCTGGCCGCGGTGTCCCCGGCGGTCGCCCTCGACGAGAGCGCCGCGCGGATCACCGTCGACAAACTCGGCGACGGCCGTACGGCGACGGAGGACGGCGGGCTCCTGCTCATCCCGACGAGCCTGGGCTGGCCGCACCTGATGGTCCTGCACCGGTACGGCTGGCAGCCGGTGCTGCACTATCCGGTGGGCTCGCCCGAGCTCGCCACCCCGCCCTCCGTCGAGCAGCTGACCCTGCGCCTGTCGGCCCTGTCCCACCCGGTGCGGATGCGGCTGTGCCGCAGCCTGGCCCGCAGCGCGTTCACCACGAGCGAGCTGACCCAGGTGCACGGCATGACCGCGCCGGAGATATCCCGGCACCTGAGCGTCCTGAAGAAGGCGGGACTGGTCACCACACGCAGGCGCGGGCGGTACGTCCTGCACCAGCTGGACGTGACGGTGGTGGCCCGCCTGGGCAGCGACTTCCTGGAGGGGATCCTGCGCTAG
- a CDS encoding AAA family ATPase produces MLLWINGPHGGGKTQTAHEILRRLPGSVICDPEHVGFGLHRMLPPELRGDFQDLASWRQGVVEILHLTLTEHDGVVIVPMTVTDSGHFAETVGRLRELGHDVRHFTLLAQRETVLKRLRERGFGRLLRYVAGKNSGLRAESWAVRRLDHCLERLREPEFAEQLWTDHSTVPKTADRIAVLAGLTLGPNNEGAVRTRLRQAGVGLRHIRFD; encoded by the coding sequence ATGCTCCTGTGGATCAACGGCCCTCACGGGGGCGGCAAGACACAGACCGCACACGAGATCCTGCGGCGCCTGCCCGGCAGCGTCATCTGCGACCCCGAGCACGTCGGATTCGGCCTGCACCGCATGCTGCCGCCCGAACTGCGCGGTGACTTCCAGGACTTGGCGTCCTGGCGGCAGGGCGTGGTCGAGATCCTGCATCTCACTCTCACCGAGCACGACGGCGTGGTGATCGTCCCGATGACGGTCACCGACTCCGGCCACTTCGCCGAGACCGTCGGCCGACTGCGGGAACTCGGCCACGACGTACGGCACTTCACCCTCCTCGCGCAGCGCGAGACCGTCCTGAAGCGGCTGCGTGAGCGCGGCTTCGGGCGCCTCCTCCGGTACGTCGCCGGGAAGAACTCCGGCCTGCGCGCGGAGAGCTGGGCTGTACGGCGGCTCGACCACTGCCTGGAACGGCTGCGCGAGCCGGAGTTCGCCGAGCAGCTGTGGACGGACCACTCGACCGTGCCGAAGACCGCGGACCGGATCGCCGTCCTGGCCGGGCTGACGCTCGGGCCGAACAACGAGGGCGCGGTCCGGACACGGCTCAGGCAGGCGGGCGTGGGGTTGCGGCACATCAGGTTCGACTGA
- a CDS encoding response regulator, which yields MTIRVMLVDDQVLLRTGFRMVLDAQPDMEVVAEAGDGVEALQVLRATAVDVVLMDVRMPKLDGVETTRRICSDPNPPKVLILTTFDLDEYAFSGLKAGASGFMLKDVPPGELLTAIRSVHSGDAVVAPSTTRRLLDRFAPMLPTAGKQDRHEGLERLTEREREVMVLVAQGLSNGEIAARLVLSEATVKTHVGRILTKLGLRDRVQVVVLAYETGLVRAGGHG from the coding sequence ATGACGATCCGCGTGATGCTCGTCGACGACCAGGTGCTGCTGCGCACCGGGTTCCGGATGGTGCTCGACGCCCAGCCGGACATGGAGGTCGTCGCGGAGGCGGGCGACGGCGTCGAGGCCCTCCAGGTGCTGCGCGCGACCGCTGTCGACGTCGTCCTGATGGACGTGCGCATGCCGAAGCTCGACGGCGTGGAGACCACCCGGCGCATCTGCTCGGACCCCAACCCGCCGAAGGTGCTGATCCTGACCACCTTCGACCTCGACGAGTACGCCTTCTCGGGGCTGAAGGCCGGCGCCTCCGGCTTCATGCTCAAGGACGTGCCTCCCGGCGAGCTCCTCACCGCCATCCGGTCCGTGCACAGCGGCGACGCGGTCGTGGCACCGTCGACGACCCGACGCCTCCTCGACCGGTTCGCGCCCATGCTGCCCACCGCCGGAAAGCAGGACCGGCACGAGGGTCTCGAGCGGCTCACCGAGCGCGAGCGAGAGGTGATGGTGCTGGTCGCACAGGGCCTGTCCAACGGCGAGATCGCCGCCCGGCTGGTGCTGTCCGAGGCGACCGTCAAGACCCATGTGGGCCGCATCCTGACCAAGCTGGGACTGCGCGACCGGGTGCAGGTCGTGGTCCTGGCGTACGAGACGGGCCTGGTGCGGGCCGGCGGCCACGGCTGA
- a CDS encoding sensor histidine kinase has product MQRLYDFLRRHPAWVDGFWAAVLFGISVVSGAARHEGAGTESLAVIVPIALLLSAVVAFRRRMPEKMLLLAIALGVAQLALDAATTAADFAMLVIVYTVAATGARWASRLALTAGLCAAPLAQLRWPNEDTSALGNVAIVIFQTVPFALAWVLGDSIRTRRAYFAQLEERAARLEKEREAQAKVAVAAERARIARELHDVVAHNVSVMVVQADGAAYVLDAAPDQAKKALETISSTGRQALAEMRRLLGVLRTGEHREGGEYVPQPDVEQIDDLVQQCRGSGLPVDFKIEGTPRPLPSGVELTAYRIVQEALTNTRKHGGPNAGASVRLVYFDDGLGLLVEDDGKGAPHELYEEGGADGRGHGLIGMRERVGMVGGTLDAGPRPGGGFRISALLPLKPAH; this is encoded by the coding sequence GTGCAACGCCTTTATGACTTCCTCCGCAGGCACCCGGCATGGGTCGACGGCTTCTGGGCCGCCGTCCTGTTCGGGATCTCCGTCGTCAGCGGGGCAGCCCGTCACGAGGGCGCGGGCACGGAATCCCTCGCCGTCATCGTTCCGATCGCGCTGCTGCTGAGCGCGGTGGTCGCGTTCCGCCGGCGCATGCCGGAGAAGATGCTGCTGCTGGCCATAGCCCTCGGCGTGGCACAGCTCGCGCTGGACGCCGCGACGACGGCCGCCGACTTCGCCATGCTGGTGATCGTCTACACGGTGGCCGCGACCGGGGCCCGCTGGGCCTCACGGCTCGCGCTGACCGCGGGCCTGTGCGCCGCGCCCCTCGCGCAGCTGCGCTGGCCCAACGAGGACACCAGCGCCCTGGGCAACGTCGCGATAGTGATCTTCCAGACGGTGCCGTTCGCCCTGGCCTGGGTGCTCGGCGACTCGATCCGCACCCGCCGCGCCTACTTCGCGCAACTGGAGGAGCGGGCGGCCCGGCTCGAGAAGGAGCGCGAGGCTCAGGCGAAGGTCGCCGTCGCCGCCGAGCGCGCCCGCATCGCGCGCGAACTGCACGACGTCGTCGCGCACAACGTGTCGGTGATGGTGGTCCAGGCCGACGGCGCCGCCTACGTCCTCGATGCCGCGCCCGACCAGGCGAAGAAGGCCCTGGAGACCATCTCCTCCACCGGCCGCCAGGCCCTCGCCGAGATGCGCCGCCTGCTCGGCGTCCTGCGCACCGGCGAGCACCGCGAGGGCGGCGAGTACGTCCCGCAGCCCGACGTGGAGCAGATCGACGACCTCGTCCAGCAGTGCCGGGGGTCGGGCCTGCCCGTCGACTTCAAGATCGAGGGCACTCCGCGCCCGCTGCCCAGCGGCGTCGAGCTCACCGCGTACCGCATCGTGCAGGAGGCGCTGACCAACACGCGCAAGCACGGCGGGCCGAACGCGGGCGCGAGCGTGCGCCTGGTCTACTTCGACGACGGGCTGGGCCTGCTCGTCGAGGACGACGGCAAGGGCGCCCCGCACGAGCTGTACGAGGAGGGCGGCGCCGACGGCCGGGGCCACGGCCTGATCGGCATGCGCGAGCGTGTCGGCATGGTCGGCGGCACCCTGGACGCGGGACCTCGTCCGGGCGGAGGATTCCGGATCAGCGCCCTGCTCCCGCTCAAACCCGCGCACTGA
- a CDS encoding SAM-dependent methyltransferase, with product MAGEATGEWRGRRAAAEAALYGPDGFYRRPEGPAGHFRTSVHASPLFAGAVARLLCRVDEALGGPEVLDFVDMAAGRGELVTGVLDALPAGVAGRTRAYAVEIADRPADLDHRIEWLTGPPRHITGLLFANEWLDNVPVEVAEVDSAGVPRLVLVRADGTERLGEPVTGAEAEWLARWWPLPAEEGLRAEIGGPRDLAWADAVASVGRGLAVAVDYGHTVDARPLFGTLTGFREGRETAPVPDGSCDITAHVALDACALPGARLLPQREALRALGVTGARPPLALASTRPAAYVRALASAGEAAELTAAGGLGDFGWLLQPVGIPDPLGPPETDLQPD from the coding sequence GTGGCAGGAGAGGCGACGGGTGAGTGGCGGGGGCGGCGGGCGGCGGCCGAGGCCGCGCTGTACGGGCCGGACGGCTTCTATCGCAGGCCGGAGGGACCGGCCGGGCACTTCCGTACGTCGGTGCACGCCTCGCCCCTGTTCGCCGGGGCCGTGGCGCGGCTGCTGTGCCGGGTGGACGAGGCCCTGGGCGGGCCCGAGGTGCTCGACTTCGTCGACATGGCGGCCGGGCGTGGGGAGCTGGTCACCGGCGTCCTCGACGCGCTCCCCGCCGGTGTGGCCGGCCGCACGCGCGCGTACGCCGTCGAGATCGCCGACCGGCCCGCGGACCTCGATCACCGCATCGAGTGGCTGACCGGGCCGCCGCGGCACATCACGGGCCTGCTGTTCGCGAACGAATGGCTGGACAACGTGCCGGTCGAGGTGGCGGAGGTGGACTCCGCGGGCGTACCCCGGCTGGTGCTGGTGCGGGCGGACGGGACCGAGCGGCTCGGGGAACCGGTCACCGGTGCGGAGGCGGAGTGGCTCGCGCGCTGGTGGCCGCTGCCGGCCGAGGAGGGGCTACGGGCCGAGATCGGCGGGCCGAGGGACCTGGCCTGGGCCGACGCGGTCGCGTCCGTGGGCCGGGGGCTCGCGGTCGCCGTCGACTACGGGCACACCGTGGACGCGCGCCCCCTCTTCGGAACGCTCACCGGCTTCCGCGAGGGCCGTGAGACGGCGCCCGTGCCCGACGGGTCGTGCGACATCACGGCGCACGTCGCGCTGGACGCGTGCGCGCTCCCCGGCGCACGCCTGCTTCCGCAACGCGAAGCCCTGCGCGCCCTGGGCGTCACTGGCGCACGCCCCCCGCTCGCGCTCGCCTCCACCCGGCCCGCCGCCTACGTCCGCGCCCTCGCGAGCGCCGGTGAGGCCGCGGAGCTCACCGCGGCGGGCGGACTCGGCGACTTCGGCTGGCTGCTCCAGCCGGTCGGCATCCCGGACCCGCTCGGTCCGCCGGAGACCGACCTGCAGCCGGACTGA
- a CDS encoding NADH-quinone oxidoreductase subunit D encodes MTPTTETTVGIGGAAESTDMVLNIGPQHPSTHGVLRLRLVLDGERIMHAEPVIGYMHRGAEKLFEARDYRQIIMLANRHDWLSAFSNELGVVLAVERMLGMEVPTRAVWTRTLLAELNRVLNHLMFLGSYPLELGGITPVFYAFRERETLQNVMEEVSGGRMHYMFNRVGGLKEDLPAGWATRARAAVAEVRSRMDVYDDLVLGNEIFRGRTRGVGVLTPAAVHAYGVSGPIARGSGVDFDLRRDEPYLAYGELQDTLQVVTRQEGDCLARFEVLLRQTHNALDLADACLDRLAELPPGPINQRLPKVLKAPEGHTYAWTENPLGINGYYLVSKGEKTPYRLKLRSASYNNIQALAELLPGTLVADMVAILGSLFFVVGDIDK; translated from the coding sequence ATGACTCCTACGACGGAGACGACGGTCGGCATCGGCGGCGCCGCGGAGAGCACCGACATGGTGCTCAACATCGGGCCCCAGCACCCGTCCACGCACGGTGTGCTGCGGCTGCGGCTCGTTCTGGACGGCGAGCGCATCATGCACGCGGAGCCGGTGATCGGCTACATGCACCGCGGCGCGGAGAAACTCTTCGAGGCCCGCGACTACCGGCAGATCATCATGCTGGCCAACCGCCACGACTGGCTCTCGGCCTTCTCCAACGAGCTGGGCGTGGTCCTCGCCGTGGAGCGCATGCTCGGGATGGAGGTCCCCACGCGCGCGGTGTGGACGCGCACGCTGCTCGCGGAGCTCAACCGGGTGCTGAACCACCTGATGTTCCTCGGCTCGTATCCGCTGGAACTGGGCGGGATCACCCCGGTCTTCTACGCGTTCCGGGAGCGCGAGACCCTCCAGAACGTCATGGAGGAGGTCTCCGGCGGCCGCATGCACTACATGTTCAACCGCGTCGGCGGCCTCAAGGAGGACCTCCCGGCCGGCTGGGCCACCCGCGCGCGTGCCGCCGTCGCCGAGGTCCGCTCGCGCATGGACGTGTACGACGACCTGGTGCTCGGCAACGAGATCTTCAGGGGGCGCACGCGGGGCGTGGGGGTGCTCACGCCGGCGGCCGTGCACGCGTACGGCGTGAGCGGGCCCATCGCGCGCGGCTCCGGCGTCGACTTCGACCTGCGCAGGGACGAGCCGTACCTCGCGTACGGGGAGCTGCAGGACACCCTCCAGGTCGTCACCCGGCAGGAGGGCGACTGCCTCGCACGCTTCGAGGTGCTCCTGCGGCAGACCCACAACGCCCTCGACCTCGCCGACGCCTGCCTCGACCGGCTGGCCGAGCTGCCGCCCGGGCCGATCAACCAGCGGCTCCCCAAGGTCCTCAAGGCGCCCGAGGGCCACACCTACGCGTGGACCGAGAACCCGCTCGGCATCAACGGCTACTACCTGGTCAGCAAGGGCGAGAAGACCCCGTACCGGCTGAAGCTGCGCTCGGCCTCGTACAACAACATCCAGGCGCTCGCGGAGCTGCTGCCGGGGACGCTGGTGGCGGACATGGTGGCGATCCTCGGCTCCCTGTTCTTCGTGGTCGGGGACATCGACAAGTAG